CGCCATCATCCGGATGTTGACGATGTCGAAATATCTGCCCGGAATGCTCCTCAGGCTCGCCTCTGTCAGCCAGATCACGAGTAGTCCTATCAGCATCGGGACGAAAATCGAGGCAATGACCGATGCTCTCGCTTCCAGAAGCCGTGACAGCACGACCAGCGTGATCAGCCAGGCCGGCGTGAAGAACGCGAATTTCGTCAACGTGACGGGATAGAACAACAGAAGCAGGACCAGGACCAGGACGGCGCGGACGCGATGGCCGAGCAGCCAGTAGCAGGCGAAGGCGAACGGCAGCAGCGTGCTGGAAACCCACCCTATGAGATATCGCAGCGCTCCCGGAAATTCGAGGGCGTCGCGATAGTCGTAAATGCGCGCGACCGAGACCATTCGGAAATTGTAGGTGGAAGCGACCGCGAGGGTAGCGATGGAGACCGCCAGAATGAGCGTCAGCAAATGCTCGAAGCGGGCGTTGGACAGGGGCACGAATTGCCGCAGCGGCGCCCCGATGAACAAAACGGGGATCAGGAAGAGCAGCAGCGCCAATGCCGCCGAAACTCCTGCAAGCAATCGCGGGTAGTTGTAGTCGGAGAAGACGTCGATCCACAGGAAGCCCAGGATCATCGTGTAAAAATAGAATCCGACGAAATAGCCGAAGCTGAAGCGGGCGGAGGCGAATAGCAGCGAGACGACGGAAAAGCCGGCCGCAACGAGAACCGCGATCCAGAGGCGTTTCGGATCGAAGTCGATGGAAAGCTGGAAGGTCGCGACCTCGATCAGCGACAGGCAGGTAACGGCGCTGTGCAGCAGGACCAGTTTCGTCAGCGCTGCTTTCGAGTCCAGGCGGGCGCGCAGATCGCTGATGATGCCGGGCGGTGCGCTCATGGCCTTAGCTCGCTGCGAACGACGGGAGTTGCGAGCAGATCAGGCGATGTCGAGCGAATGCTTGAAGTAGGCGATCGTCTCCTTCAGCCCGTCCTCGAGCGCGACCTTCGGCTGCCAGTTCAGCACCGCTTTCGCCTTGGCGAGGTCGGGCTGGCGCTGGCGCGGGTCGTCCTGCGGCAGCGGCTTGAACTCCAGCTTGGAGCGCGAGCCGGTGAGATTGATGACCTTCTCGGCGAGCTCGCGGATGGTGAACTCGGAATTGTTACCGAGGTTGATCGGGCCTGTGATGTCTTCCGCAGTCACCATCAACCGCATGATGGCTTCGACGAGGTCGTCGACATAACAGAACGAGCGGGTCTGCCCACCGTCGCCGAACACGGTGATCGGCTCGCCCTTGAGCGCCTGGACGATGAAGGACGACACCACGCGCCCGTCATTTGGCTGCATGCGCGGGCCGTAGGTGTTGAAGATGCGCGCGACCTTGATCGGCAGGTCGTGCTGACGCCAATAGTCGAAGAACAGCGTCTCGGCGCAACGCTTGCCCTCGTCGTAGCAGGAGCGGATGCCGATCGGGTTGACGTTGCCCCAGTAATCCTCGGTCTGCGGATGGATCAGCGGATCGCCGTAGACCTCGCTGGTCGAGGCCTGGAAGATGCGCGCCTTGAGCCGCTTGGCGAGCCCCAGCATGTTGATGGCGCCGTGCACCGAGGTCTTGGTGGTCTGCACGGGGTCACGCTGATAATGGATCGGCGAGGCGGGGCAGGCCAGGTTGAAGATCGCGTCGACCTCGATGTAGAGCGGGAAGGTGACGTCGTGCCGGACCGCTTCGAACAGCGGATTTGCGATCAGATGGGCAATGTTGCGCCGGCTGCCGGTGAAATAATTGTCCGCGGACACCACCTCGGCCCCGGCATCGAGCAG
The nucleotide sequence above comes from Bradyrhizobium sp. NDS-1. Encoded proteins:
- a CDS encoding UDP-glucuronic acid decarboxylase family protein, whose amino-acid sequence is MPFENYRNSRILVTGGAGFIGSHLCERLLDAGAEVVSADNYFTGSRRNIAHLIANPLFEAVRHDVTFPLYIEVDAIFNLACPASPIHYQRDPVQTTKTSVHGAINMLGLAKRLKARIFQASTSEVYGDPLIHPQTEDYWGNVNPIGIRSCYDEGKRCAETLFFDYWRQHDLPIKVARIFNTYGPRMQPNDGRVVSSFIVQALKGEPITVFGDGGQTRSFCYVDDLVEAIMRLMVTAEDITGPINLGNNSEFTIRELAEKVINLTGSRSKLEFKPLPQDDPRQRQPDLAKAKAVLNWQPKVALEDGLKETIAYFKHSLDIA